The Cystobacter fuscus DSM 2262 genomic sequence AGCGGTGACACCCGCGAGGCCAGGAGGCGCAGCGCGGTGATGAACCAGGGGCCCACGGGCGTCACGTACTCGTTGCGCAGCTTCGCCTTCTCCACCATCCGGTGGGCCGTCTCCAGCGTGGCCACCGCGCCCTCCAGGTCCTCCTCGCGCATGCGCCGCAGGGCCTCCACCTGGAGCAGCCCCGTGTGCGTCTGCGTGTCGAGCCCCGCGTCGGCGAGCCCCTCGTCCAGCAGGCCCTTGGCGATGCGGCCGACGGCGGCCTTGCCCCACACCTCCAGGCTCAGGCGCACGGCGTACCGGTCGCCGATGGCGAGCGCGGAGGCGTGCAGTTGTTGGCTGGACTCCTCCGCCTCGCGCAGCCGGCCCAGGCGGTAGAGCGACATGGCCAGGTGGTAGTGGGCGTTGTGCATCTCCCACTTGTCTCCGGTGCGAGCGAGCAGCCGCATCCCCTCGCGCGCCTTCTCGATGCTCTCCTCGAAGCGGCCGGAGACGTAGAGCGCGAGCGAGTAGAAGTGCAGCGTCTGGCCCTGGCCCCACGTGTCGCCCCACTGCCGGCGCATGGCCAGCGACTTCTCCAGGTAGGCGATGGCCCGGGAGAACCAGGGCACCTGGGTCATCACCGGCGAGTGTGTGGAGTAGGCCTGGGCCAGCTCCGGCGTGGGCGGATAGCGCTCGGCGGTGTTCACCTCGCGCAGGTGGGCCCAGAAGGTGGGCACCGGGCCGCGCTTGTACCAATAGCCATACGTCAGCCGGTTGTAGAAGTGCACCGCGAGGAGATCCTCCTCGGCGTGCTCCAGCGAGCGGCGCGCGAGCCGATGGGGCATCATCGTATGGCCCGCCTGGATGAGCAGCTCCCAGGCGGCGCGCAGGCCATAGGTGATGTCATGGCCGGGCACCCAGCGCCGCAAGAGGGCGAGTCCCTGCTCGTTGGCGGCGTTGCTCTCCTCCATGTTGCCGCGCTTGAACTCGAGCTCCCCGAGTTTGGAGGAGATGCGCGCCTGCTCCAGGGGGTTGTGGGCCAGCTTCTGGGCGAGCTCGAACTGGGGCTGGGCGTCGTCGTAGCGGCCGAGCAGCATGAGCACGTCGCCGAGGCCGGTGGCGATGCGGAAGCGGGTGCTCGCATCGGCCTGGGCCGCGCCGCGCTCGGCGATGCGGTAGTTGAGCTCCGCGGTGCCCAGGGCGAACTGGGTGCGGGCGCGCTCCGCGGCGACGATGGCGTGGGGGAGCGCCTGGGCGTGCTCGCCCGCGGCGTCGAAGTGGTAGGCCAGCTCGAAGGAGTCCGCCTTGTCGCGGGCGGCGAAGGTGCGCGCCGCCAGGCGGTGCAGCTCCCGGCGCTCGTCCGGCGCGAGCATGCCCAGCAGCGCCTCGCGCAGCTTGTCGTGGACGAAGGTGTAGTGGCCCTCCTGTCCCGCCCACAGCATGTGGCGGTGCTGGGGCTCCACGAGCGCCGCCACCACCTGCTCCTGCGGGGTGCCCGAGAGCGCGGCCACATGCTCCAAGGCGAAGCTCTTGCCCAGCACCGCCCCCACGGACAGCAGGTGCAGGGACTCGGCGGGCAGCAGCTTGAGCCGGCGCACGAGGAAGGACGCGGCCTGCCGCGAGGAGCGCACGTGCGCCATGGCCGCCGGGTGCACCTTCCAGCCGCGCTCGCCGGGCACCAGCGCCCCGTCCTCCACCAGCCCGTGCATCACCGCCGAGGCCATGAAGGGATTGCCCTCGGACAGGCGCACCACCAGCTCCATGGCCTCGCGGGGCAGGGGGCCCGCCATGGACTCCAGCAGGCGGGTGAGATCCTCGGGGCCGAAGGCCGCCAGCCGCAGGTGCGCGTCCGGGCGGAGCCGACGCAGCGGATGCTCGGCGCCCACTTCCTCGCTGCGATAGGCGATGACGAGCAGCACATGGCCCGGCCCGTCCTGGAGCGGTCCCCGCTGGAAGCCCTCCAGGGCCTTGAGCGTCGGCTCATCGGCCCACTGGCAGTCGTCGAGCAGCACCATGGCGGGCTCGGCCTCGCTGCCCAGCGCCCCGAGCAGGGCCGAGAGGGCGGCGATGCCGCGGCTGGCGCCGAGCGACTCGGGCCCGAGGTTCTGCTGCTCCGGACGCAGGATGGGCGTGAGCTGCGGCAGCACCGTGCACACCGCCACCGCCTGCTCCTTGAGCCGCTCGCGCAACCGCTCGCCCAGCTCGGGCCGCTCCTGGGCCATCTGGGTGATGCCCGCGGCCACGTCGGTGAAGAGCTGGAAGGGGCGTTGCGCGGCCTGGGCCACGGCCTGTCCCTTGAGCAGCGAGGCGCGGTGGCGCGGGGCGCGCGAGGCGAACTCCTCCAGGAGCCGGCTCTTGCCCCCGCCGCTCTCGGCCTCCACCACCACCAGGCGTCCGGGCTCCGAGCGCGCGCGCTCCAGCTCGCGCTCCATCTGCACCAGCTCCTCGTGGCGGCCCACGAAGGACGGCTCGGTGAGGCTGTGGCGCATGTCGTGCGCGCCCGCCACCAGCTCCGGATCCTGATCGCCCTGGGCCAGGGCCACCGCGATGGCGCGCAGGTCCTCGCGCGCGGACTCGGCGGACTGGTAGCGATCCTGGGGGTCGGTCTGCAGCAGCCGGGCGACGACTTCCTCCAGGGCGCGGGGGACCTCGACGCCGGTGGCGCGCAGGCGCGGGCGCGAGGTGAGGTGTTGACGCAACACCTCGCCCACCGAGGTGCCGTCGAACGCCGGATGGCCCGCGAGCGCCTCGAAGAGGACGGCGCCCAGCGCGTACAGGTCCGAGGTGGCCTCCACCGGGCGGTTGAGCAGTCCCGCCTGTTCGGGCGAGAGGTAGCGCGCGGTGCCCACCGGCAGATCCCTCAGGGACGGGTCCAGGCGCTCGCTGCGCGCCAGTCCGAAGTCCACCAGGGTGACGTGGGTGACGTTGGGAAAACCGTCGACGATGATGTTGGAGGGTTTGACGTCCCGGTGGATGACGCCTTGTGCGTGGGCCTCGGCGAGCGCGGACAGCACCCCCTGGCCCAGCGTGAGCGCCTCGGAGACGGACAGCGTACCGCTGGTCAGCCGCTCCTGGAGCGACCGGCCGGGCACGAAGGGCGTCACGAGGAAGAGCAGCTCCCCGCCGGTGCCGAAGTGCAGCAGGGGCACCAGATGGGGGTTGTGCAGTGAGCCGAGGACCCGGGCCTCGTGCTCCAGACGCTGACGGGCCGTGGGCACGAGGGAGTGGGCGGAGGTCGTCTTGATGACGAGTCGGGCACCGGTATGCAGGTCGGTCCCCAACCACGTGACGATGCCCCGGCCCTGCTTGATGCGCTGGGTCAATTCGAAGCGGTTACCCAGCCTGCGGCCCGCGTGCACGCCTTCCCGTGAGGGTCCCACCTGTTCGTAGCCCTCCGACATGAAAGCCCCTCCCCTCGGGTCGCACCACCAGGACGTGATGGGGTCGGCACGTCCACCGACAAGCTTGGGACCGTGTGGTGCGGTGCCAAGGGGGACGGTGTGGTGCCGTTTGCCAAAAGGTAGGGTTCATCAGATGCGCCGGCTTCCCTGCTCGCGCATCCGCTCGAATAAGAAGGCCGAGGCCCGTTGTGCCGCCTGTGGGGCGGGCGGACGGGCTCGCGGTGCCCGGCTCACGTCTGGGGGGCGGTCTGCTGCCCGAGCGAGCGGGCGAGTTCCGTGCGCGCGGTGGCCAGGTTGTAGGCGGCCTGGACGCGCTGGACGGCGGCGTTGGTGGCGGAGAGCTGGGCGTCGGACAGCTCGATGATGTTGCCGACGCCCGCGCGGTAGCGGCCCTCGGCCAGCCGCAGCCGCTCGCGGGCATTGAGCAGGGCCTCGTCCGCGGCGGTGACGCTCTCCTTGGCGGCGTGCACGGAGAGCTGGGCGCGCTCCACCTCCAGCCGCACCTGTTGCCGCAGTGCATCGCGCTGGGCCTGGACGCCGCTGATGTTGGCCCGCTGCTCGCGCATCTGGGCGAGCGTGAGGCCGCCCTGGAAGAGGGGCCAGCTCAGGCCCACCTGTCCGGTGACGCCCCACTGCAGCTCGGCCGGGGTGGGCCCCGACTCGTTGGCCGACACGGAGACGTTGATGCTCGGGAAGAAGTTGCCCCGGGTGGCCGACAGCTGCTGCTCCTGGGCGAGCAACTGGTGCTCGGTGGCGGCCAGGTCCGCGCGGTTCTGGAATGCCAGGTCCACCAGGGTGTCCATGGGTTCGTCCTCGCCCCGCACGAGTCCGACGACTTCCTCCCGCACGGCGTAGTCGGTGGGGCCCTCCACGCCCATGGCCTGGTTGAGCTGGGCCTTGAGGGTGGCGGAGTTGTTGCGCGCCTGGATGAGCTGGAGCCGGGCGTTGGCCACGAGGGTGCGCTGCTGGACGAGATCGATCTCCGGCCGGGTGCCGACCTGCACCTGGGCCTGGACCTGGTCCAGGTGCGCCTGTTGGTTGCGCAGCGTCTCCTCCGCCACCTGCACGAGCACCTGCTGGGCGAGCGCGTTGAAGTAGACGGTCTGCACGTTGGCCAGCACGTCGCTCTGGGTCTGCTGCTCGTTGCTCTTCTGGGCGGCGGCGGACTCCTGGGCGGCGCGCCAGCGGCCCGTGGTGCGGCCGAAGTCCCAGACGAGCTGGTTGACGCTGGCGCCCACGTTGAAGCCCTCGCGGCGGATGATGCCGGAGGTGGGGTCCGCGGTGCCGAAGTTCGTGTTGCTGGAGAAGGAGCGCTGGTAGGAGGCGCTGGCGTTCACCTGGGGCAGGAGCGAGGAGAAGTTCTGATCCACGCGGGCGTTGGCCGCGGTGGTGCTGGCCTGGGCCTGGCGCAGCTGGGGCTGGCGCTCCTGGGCGGTGCGCAGCGCCTCGGCCAGGGTGAGCACGCGCTGTTGCGGCTGGGCCGGCGCCGGTTGCTGCTGCTGGGGTTGCCGTTGCGGCGGCTCCTGGGCGAGCGCCGGGGTGGCGGCGAGCAGGAGGGCGGTCATCGGGAGGAAGGAACGCATTACTCGTACCTCAAGGCATCGATAGGGTCGAGCCGGCTCGCCTTGCGCGCCGGGTAGAGGCCAAAGCCCACGCCGATCAGCGCACTGAAGCCGAGCGCGAGCAGGATGACGTCGGGCCGCACCAGCAGGGGCCACTGGAACTGGGACGCGAGGAAGCGGGCCACGCCCAGGCCCACCGCGGCGCCGAGCAATCCTCCGAGCAGCGACAGCGTCAGCGCCTCGATGAGGAACTGCAGGAGGATGTCCCGGGGACGCGCGCCCACCGCCACGCGCACGCCAATCTCCCGGGTGCGCTCGGTGACGCTCACCAGCATGATGTTCATGATGCCGATGCCCCCCACCACCAGGGACACGGCGGCGATGGAGGCGAGCAGCAGGCTGAGCGTCTCGGTGCTCTGCTGGCGGCTGCTGGCGATCTCCGACAGGTCGCGCACGTCGAAGTCGTTGGGGTCCTCGTCGGAGGTGATGCGGTGGCGCTCGCGCAGGAGCGCGGTGAGCTCCTTCTGGGCCCGGGCGGTGCCAGCGCTCGCGTCGGCCTGCACGTAGAGCACGCCAGTGATGTAGCGGGCGAGGCTCTGCGATTGGATCTGCCGCTGGAAGGTGGTGGCGGGCACGAGGATGCTGTCGTCGTAGTCCTGCCCCATGGGTGACTGGCCCTTGCGCGCCGTCATGCCCACGATGGTGAAGGGGGTCTTCTTGATGCGGATGACCTGACCCACCGGATTGATGCCCGGGCCATAGAGCTTCTCCACCACCGTCTGGCCGATGACGGCCACCTTGGCGCCCGCCTCCACGTCGGCCTCGTTGAGCTTGCGGCCCTGGGCCATGCTCCACCCGCGCACGTCGAAGAAGTCGGGCGTGGTGCCCGTGACGCTCGTGGTCCAGTTCTGGTCCTCGCTGAAGACCTGGGCGCTCGTGCGCATCTCGGGCGCGGCGGCGCGCACGCTCGGCAGCTGGGTGCGGATGGCCTCCAGGTCCTCCCAGGTGATGGTGGGCTGGGTGCCGGAGCCGCCCCGCGCGCCTCCGGTGTTGCTGGAGCCGGGCATGACGATGAGCAGGTTGGTGCCCATGGCGTCGAACACCTTCTGCACGTTGGCGCGGGCGCCATCGCCAATGGCCACCATGGCGATGACGGCGCCCACGCCGATGATGATGCCCAGCGCGGTGAGGAACGAGCGCATCTTGCTGCGCAAGAGCGAGCGCACCGCGAGCATCAGGGTCTCGAGGATGTTCATGAAGCGGCCTCCTCCACGGGGGGCACGTGCGCGGCCACCGGCGTCTGCCGTTGGTCCGAGCGGATGAGGCCGTCGCGTACCACCACCACGCGTCCGGCGTAGCCGGCGATGTCCGGCTCGTGCGTCACCAGCACGAGCGTCATGCCTTCCTGTTGCAGCTCCTGGAAGAGCGCCATCACCTCGATGCTGGTGCGCGAGTCCAGGTTGCCCGTGGGCTCGTCGGCGAGGATGACGCGCGGCCGGCTCACCAGGGCCCGGGCGATCGCCACGCGCTGCTGCTGACCGCCGGACAGCTGACGGGGGTGGTGGTCCAGGCGCGCGCCCAGGCCCACGCGCTCGAGCGCCTCGCGCGCCCGCCGGTGCCGCTCGCGCGCGGGCACCCCGGCGTAGAGCAGGGGCAGCTCCACGTTCTCCAGGGCGCTCGTGCGCGCCAGCAGGTTGAAGCTCTGGAAGACGAAGCCCAGGGTGCGGTTGCGCACGAGCGCCAGGTCATTGCGGTCCAGGCGCGCCACGTCCTGGCCCTCGAGCAGGTACTCGCCCTCGGTGGGCCGGTCCAGGCAGCCCAGGATGTTCATCAGCGTGGACTTGCCCGAGCCGCTCGAGCCCATGATGGCCACGAAGTCGCCGTGGTTCACCGTGAAGTCCACGTGCTTGAGCGCCGCCACCTCCACGTCGCCCGTGCGGTAGATCTTCTTCACGCCCCGGAGCGCGATGAGAGGTTGTTGTTCTGGGTTGCCGTTCATGGTCGTCGCGCCTTTACCGGCCCTAGAAGGGACCTCCACCACGCCGGCCGCCACCGAAGCCTCCGCCCCCGCCCGCGGGACGCTGGCCTCCGCCCGCGCCCGGAGCCGCGCCCGTGCCTGTGCCCGCCGCCGTGCTCAGGGCGGTGATGACCTGGTCGCCCTCGTTCAGCTCGCCCTCGACCTCCGTGTACGAGCCATCCGTCACGCCGGCCTTCACGTTCACGCGCACGGGACGCCCCTCGCGCAGCACGTACACCGTCTTGGAGCCGGCGGGCGGCGGCGCCGCGGCGGCCTGCCTGTCCGCGCCTCCGCGGCCTTCGGGCCTGGAGCCCTCGGGGGGCGCGGGGGGACGGAAGCGCAGCGCCGCGTTGGGCACGGTGAGCACGTTCTCGCCGCGCGCGGTGACGATGTTGACGTTGGCCGTCATGCCCGGCTTGAGCTTCATCTCCGGGTTCTGCACGTCGATGACGGCATCGTAGGTGACGACGTTCTGCACCGTCTGGGCCGCGTTGCGGATCTGCCGGATGACGCCGTCGAAGGTCTGCCCCGGCCAGGCGTCCACGGTGAAGGTCGCGGGCATGCCGTCGCGCAGCCGGCCCACGTCGGACTCGGCGATGCTGGTGTTCACCTGCATCTTGCGCAGGTCCTCGGCGATGGTGAACAGGGTGGGCGTCTGCAGCGACGCGGCCACCGTCTGGCCCACGTCCACGCTGCGCGAGATGACCATGCCATCCGTGGGCGACACGATGGTGGCGTAGCGCACGTTCACCTCCGCCTCGCTCAGCGCCGCCTGGGCCTGTGCGAGTGCCGCCTCGGTCGACGTCACCTGGGCCTGGGCCGACTGGGCGGTGGCCTCGGCGGTGTCCAGATCCGCCTGGGCGATGAACTGCTGGGCGCGCAGCGCCTTGGCCCGCTCCGCCTGCAGCCGGGCGTTCTGCGCCTCCACGCGTGCGCGCTGCACGTTGGCCCGCGCGGCCATGAGGTTGGCCTTGCTGCGCTCCAGGGCCGCCTGGAGCAACTGGGGATCGAGCCGGGCGATCACCTGGCCCTTCTTCACCAGCGAGTTGTAGTCGACGAGGATCTCCTGGATGCGGCCGGACACCTGACTGCCGACCTGCACCGTCACGAGCGCGGACAGCGTGCCGGTCGCCGACACGCGCGCCTCGACGGTGCGCCGCTGCACCGGGACCAGCTCGAAGCCGGCGGCGGGATCCTTGGGCTTGGGCCAGAAGAACCAGGTGCCCGCGGCCGCGATGACCGCGAGGCCCAGCAACCACCAGCCCAGACCCTGGGGCGGGCCTCTACGCCGGGTGGGCTCGGCGGGCGCGGGGCGGTTCTGGGTGGAAGGGGAGGACTTCTCGTCGCGCTGTGGCAGCTCACTCATGGGCCTCATGGTCCAAGAATTAAGCGCCAGAGCATTTGGATGGATGAAGTGCAGATTACGAAATGTGACGCCGGGCCTGGTCGGCTGCTAGGCGGCGGGGGCCCCCGGAAGCTGGACCCGGGCCGTTGTTCCTTGACCCGGCTGGCTTTCCAGGCTCAACGAGCCGCCGTGGGCGACGACGATGCGGCGCGCCAGGGCGAGTCCCAGCCCCACGCCGCCGGTGCGCCGCGCCCGGCTCCGGTCGCTGCGGAAGAAGGGCGTGAAGAGGTGCTCCATGTCCTTGGCGTCGATGCCGATGCCCTGGTCGGCGACCTCCACCTCCAGGCCATTGCCAGAGTTCCGGGCGCTCAGGCGCACCGTGGTGTGGGGCTCGGAGTACTTGCCCGCGTTGTCGAGCAGGTTGTCCAGGGCCCGGCGCAGCAGCACGGGATCCGCCTCCAGCTCGGGCAGCGTGGAATCCATCCGCACGTCCAGTGTGTGCTCGGGCCGGGCGGAGCGGAAGCGCGCGGCGGCCTTGTCCACCAGGGCGCGAGTCTCCACGCGCTCCAGGCGCAGGGGCGGGGTGGCTCCCGGCGTCTGGGTGGTGGTGAGATCCAACCGGGCCGTGGTGAGCACGTCGTCCACCAACCGCTCCAACTCCCCCAGATCCTCGGCGATGTCCGCGAGCGACTCGCGCGCGAGCACGGCGTCGCCCTCGTTGGCCAGGTCCAACGCCACGCGGATGCGGGCCAGGGGCGTGCGCAGCTCGTGCGACACGTTGGCGAGCAGCTCCTTCTGTGAACGCAGCAGGTGGGTGATGCGCTCGGCCATCTCGTCGAACGCATCGGACACCTGCCCCAGCTCGTCGCGGCGGCGCAGGCCCACGCGCGTGCTCAGGTTGCCCTCGCCGAGCGAGCGCGCCGCGGCCGCCAGCTTCTGCAGGGGCACGGCCAGGGTCCGGGCGAAGAAGAGCGACGTGACGGCCAGGCTGCCCAGCATGATGAAGAGGGGCACCATCAGGCGGCCGGGGGGTGGGGGCGGCCTCGGTGGCCGT encodes the following:
- a CDS encoding protein kinase domain-containing protein, whose protein sequence is MSEGYEQVGPSREGVHAGRRLGNRFELTQRIKQGRGIVTWLGTDLHTGARLVIKTTSAHSLVPTARQRLEHEARVLGSLHNPHLVPLLHFGTGGELLFLVTPFVPGRSLQERLTSGTLSVSEALTLGQGVLSALAEAHAQGVIHRDVKPSNIIVDGFPNVTHVTLVDFGLARSERLDPSLRDLPVGTARYLSPEQAGLLNRPVEATSDLYALGAVLFEALAGHPAFDGTSVGEVLRQHLTSRPRLRATGVEVPRALEEVVARLLQTDPQDRYQSAESAREDLRAIAVALAQGDQDPELVAGAHDMRHSLTEPSFVGRHEELVQMERELERARSEPGRLVVVEAESGGGKSRLLEEFASRAPRHRASLLKGQAVAQAAQRPFQLFTDVAAGITQMAQERPELGERLRERLKEQAVAVCTVLPQLTPILRPEQQNLGPESLGASRGIAALSALLGALGSEAEPAMVLLDDCQWADEPTLKALEGFQRGPLQDGPGHVLLVIAYRSEEVGAEHPLRRLRPDAHLRLAAFGPEDLTRLLESMAGPLPREAMELVVRLSEGNPFMASAVMHGLVEDGALVPGERGWKVHPAAMAHVRSSRQAASFLVRRLKLLPAESLHLLSVGAVLGKSFALEHVAALSGTPQEQVVAALVEPQHRHMLWAGQEGHYTFVHDKLREALLGMLAPDERRELHRLAARTFAARDKADSFELAYHFDAAGEHAQALPHAIVAAERARTQFALGTAELNYRIAERGAAQADASTRFRIATGLGDVLMLLGRYDDAQPQFELAQKLAHNPLEQARISSKLGELEFKRGNMEESNAANEQGLALLRRWVPGHDITYGLRAAWELLIQAGHTMMPHRLARRSLEHAEEDLLAVHFYNRLTYGYWYKRGPVPTFWAHLREVNTAERYPPTPELAQAYSTHSPVMTQVPWFSRAIAYLEKSLAMRRQWGDTWGQGQTLHFYSLALYVSGRFEESIEKAREGMRLLARTGDKWEMHNAHYHLAMSLYRLGRLREAEESSQQLHASALAIGDRYAVRLSLEVWGKAAVGRIAKGLLDEGLADAGLDTQTHTGLLQVEALRRMREEDLEGAVATLETAHRMVEKAKLRNEYVTPVGPWFITALRLLASRVSPLAPHRRAALLKRAWLVEKHSRSSAEAFRNNLAHLLRERGLLHAMEGHPRRARRWLDDSLRVAESLKMRHEAAQTRLARGQVGQELGWPGAAEDLETARRELQEMEQGLGTSGPSALDKGPERLETLSLVDRFPRVLEAGRRIASALTGEAVFDAVRQSMQELLRAEHCVVFEPRTLLPEEELASAGVARTALHRTLETGRPAIMGQGMPGGVSESMEMLGVRSLLCAPIQVRGKTVACVCASHRQVGELFGEDEERLASFVCILAGTALENAEGFERMAALSEEQGRLYREEQEAVRRRDDFLSIAAHELKTPLTSLQLHLQGLMSQLRPGARAMPPERLATKLESANLQTQRMGKLVNELLDISRIAQGNLLGDLEPVDLVKVVHSVVERSRDGLARAECELRLHLAPEVMGHWDAMRLEQVVLNLLTNAMKYGAGRPIDITLEGDATHARLEVRDEGIGIAPEDTERIFERFERAVSVRHYGGFGIGLWIVREIIQALGGRVEVRSTPGQGATFTVLLPLEGPKPRALNGAPPPGK
- a CDS encoding TolC family protein produces the protein MRSFLPMTALLLAATPALAQEPPQRQPQQQQPAPAQPQQRVLTLAEALRTAQERQPQLRQAQASTTAANARVDQNFSSLLPQVNASASYQRSFSSNTNFGTADPTSGIIRREGFNVGASVNQLVWDFGRTTGRWRAAQESAAAQKSNEQQTQSDVLANVQTVYFNALAQQVLVQVAEETLRNQQAHLDQVQAQVQVGTRPEIDLVQQRTLVANARLQLIQARNNSATLKAQLNQAMGVEGPTDYAVREEVVGLVRGEDEPMDTLVDLAFQNRADLAATEHQLLAQEQQLSATRGNFFPSINVSVSANESGPTPAELQWGVTGQVGLSWPLFQGGLTLAQMREQRANISGVQAQRDALRQQVRLEVERAQLSVHAAKESVTAADEALLNARERLRLAEGRYRAGVGNIIELSDAQLSATNAAVQRVQAAYNLATARTELARSLGQQTAPQT
- a CDS encoding ABC transporter permease is translated as MNILETLMLAVRSLLRSKMRSFLTALGIIIGVGAVIAMVAIGDGARANVQKVFDAMGTNLLIVMPGSSNTGGARGGSGTQPTITWEDLEAIRTQLPSVRAAAPEMRTSAQVFSEDQNWTTSVTGTTPDFFDVRGWSMAQGRKLNEADVEAGAKVAVIGQTVVEKLYGPGINPVGQVIRIKKTPFTIVGMTARKGQSPMGQDYDDSILVPATTFQRQIQSQSLARYITGVLYVQADASAGTARAQKELTALLRERHRITSDEDPNDFDVRDLSEIASSRQQSTETLSLLLASIAAVSLVVGGIGIMNIMLVSVTERTREIGVRVAVGARPRDILLQFLIEALTLSLLGGLLGAAVGLGVARFLASQFQWPLLVRPDVILLALGFSALIGVGFGLYPARKASRLDPIDALRYE
- a CDS encoding ABC transporter ATP-binding protein → MNGNPEQQPLIALRGVKKIYRTGDVEVAALKHVDFTVNHGDFVAIMGSSGSGKSTLMNILGCLDRPTEGEYLLEGQDVARLDRNDLALVRNRTLGFVFQSFNLLARTSALENVELPLLYAGVPARERHRRAREALERVGLGARLDHHPRQLSGGQQQRVAIARALVSRPRVILADEPTGNLDSRTSIEVMALFQELQQEGMTLVLVTHEPDIAGYAGRVVVVRDGLIRSDQRQTPVAAHVPPVEEAAS
- a CDS encoding efflux RND transporter periplasmic adaptor subunit — its product is MSELPQRDEKSSPSTQNRPAPAEPTRRRGPPQGLGWWLLGLAVIAAAGTWFFWPKPKDPAAGFELVPVQRRTVEARVSATGTLSALVTVQVGSQVSGRIQEILVDYNSLVKKGQVIARLDPQLLQAALERSKANLMAARANVQRARVEAQNARLQAERAKALRAQQFIAQADLDTAEATAQSAQAQVTSTEAALAQAQAALSEAEVNVRYATIVSPTDGMVISRSVDVGQTVAASLQTPTLFTIAEDLRKMQVNTSIAESDVGRLRDGMPATFTVDAWPGQTFDGVIRQIRNAAQTVQNVVTYDAVIDVQNPEMKLKPGMTANVNIVTARGENVLTVPNAALRFRPPAPPEGSRPEGRGGADRQAAAAPPPAGSKTVYVLREGRPVRVNVKAGVTDGSYTEVEGELNEGDQVITALSTAAGTGTGAAPGAGGGQRPAGGGGGFGGGRRGGGPF
- a CDS encoding sensor histidine kinase — encoded protein: MRLRRPRFASRLLLRIYLVGVAQVVLFLVCMTFLQKYVLDAPWKEGVERDMASRVAEWSSARNDPDALQDALRQMRPGARATVLTPEGRLLGANSSPPLEALSPKMLRELEEKRVMLYSERPHRVAVAIPETGPLEAYALMQETRPPRPPPPPGRLMVPLFIMLGSLAVTSLFFARTLAVPLQKLAAAARSLGEGNLSTRVGLRRRDELGQVSDAFDEMAERITHLLRSQKELLANVSHELRTPLARIRVALDLANEGDAVLARESLADIAEDLGELERLVDDVLTTARLDLTTTQTPGATPPLRLERVETRALVDKAAARFRSARPEHTLDVRMDSTLPELEADPVLLRRALDNLLDNAGKYSEPHTTVRLSARNSGNGLEVEVADQGIGIDAKDMEHLFTPFFRSDRSRARRTGGVGLGLALARRIVVAHGGSLSLESQPGQGTTARVQLPGAPAA